Sequence from the Rhodococcus pseudokoreensis genome:
GAGCTCGACCGTGGGCCGGTTGTTCGCGGGGTTCTTCCGTCGGCTCCGGAACCGGTGCCGACACCGGCTTCTGCACCGGTTCTTCCGCCGGCGTAGAAGGAATGGACGGCGCCTGACTGTTCGCGCGGGCAGCGACCGCTGCACTCCGCGTCGCCGCGGTGCTCCGCGTCCAGCAGGTGATGTGGACGGGCAAACCCTCGTATCCCACACCGGCAGGAGTGCCACACATCAGACACGGCACTGCGCCCATGAAAGTCTCGAGCTTTGCGCGATGCCCCTCGGCATCTGACGACTCCACAGCCTCAGCCTCCTCAACATCTTCGGTGAGCGTCATGGACTCTATGTCCGAATCACGACGCCCAGCGCTGGACTCGAGTAGTCCCAGCAGGTCAGCGGGCCGATCCGCATCGACGTCATTACGCCCTGTCGGATCCGGGCTGCTGTCGCCGGTAACTGCAGGAGTGTGCCCGCCATCAGGATCGTCACCGATCACTGCCCACAACCGAAGCGAGGTCAGGCGTTGGCGCCGCCCCTCACAATGGATAGTGCGCTGGACCGTGTACCGCGGCGTCTTCCCTGCCCGCTCCTCCGCGATCAAAATGCCCTCGTCGTATAGGGCCCGAAGCGCAGTGCCACGGTCGATTTGCGGGGCATCCGACATGGTCCCCGCAACCGCCTTGAGTACCTGCTCGAGCGCTGTCGACTCGATCAGCAGCTGCGCTTCCCCACCATCACGAGGCCCCGGATCCGACAACACATATCCCAGACGAATCCCACGTGCATCATCACGCCACTTGGTAATCCCCTGATACTCGCCAACGTTGGTGCGCCGCCACCCCAGACGTCCCGCCAAAGGCGACTCAGGCGCCTGCCCTGTCCGTACGTCGTCGACATACGCCAGTCCGGTACGGAGAGCGTGAGCAAGCAGCTCCCGCACCCGTGCCCCCGTACGCGATGGCAGATCCGGATCCGAGGCTGCGGCAAGGGCATCAGTAAGCCCACCGCGAACGATCTGCAGGATCTGTTCGACCTCATCCTGTGACAGGGCGCCGGCGTCGAGGAGGAAACGGGTCATCGCAACCCAGCCACCCCACATCTCACCGACCGCCTCCGCTTGGCGGACACTCTCTCCCGAATCGCGCAGGACCTTCGCATATGCCGCAGCCTCGGCGAAGGCATCAACGCGCACCTGCTCGAGATTCGCGGCCAAGTACTGCAAGAAACTCGCCATCAGCAGCGCTCGACCGTGACGACTCTCGTCCCGGTCGAGGTCCGTGAGCACTTCGAGGCTGATCTCATCCTTTTGCAGCGGAACTGCCAGCATGCGCTGTGCACCGGACCCGGGCCGCGGCATGACCTCGGAGGTCACGATCGCGGAGGCGCGCGGTGGTGTTCCGTCCAGGATGCTGAGACCGTCACGAGACGAACGCGAACGCTGCTCCCCGTTGTGCACCATCCGGGCGAACTCTTCGAGGCTCTTCTGTGCCGCACCCCAGTCCCGGGTAGGCGCGACGTCATCTGCCCAGTACAGTGCGTCCTTCGCTGAATGCAGCTTGATACGAAGCGCGTTGAGGGTGTCACCATTGCCCGACATCGACGACGCAGGTCGCCGCCGGTCCCACAGCTCACCCCAGTGATGCATCCCAATCGACGCCGTCGACGTCTTGTACGACCCAGGCGATCCCACCAGCAGCAACACCCACGGATTCGGGCCCAATGCCGACCGGTAGACATGGCCGAGCAGGGCCGAGGAAATCCGTGTGGGCAAAGTCGTCAGCATCGCCGCGGAGTCCGTTAGGAACGCATGTCGCAGCCTCCCGGACTCTTGGCTCGGCGCGGGCAGGTCGTAGCGCGCAAGCGGACCGCTGAGCAAGACCGGAGCGTTGCGCGCCCCCTCAGCGCTGATCGCCCCGCCGGCATGGACGAAGAACCACTCCCCCGCCGCATCACGTCGCCACCCGGTCGATCGGAAACGCACTGTCCGGGTAATGGTGCCACCGGCGACCTTGAGAGCGTCCCGCAACTTCGCCACACCCGAGGGTTTGGAATCGTAGGCGGGCGGTCCAGGCAGAGACTCCACCCAACCGCAGTCCCGATAGTCAATCGCATCGATCCGCAGACGCATGAATTCGCCGGAATCTGGATGCGTGTATCCGATGATCACGGCAGAAAGCTGCTCAGGAGCAGGCGGATTGGCCTCCTTCTGCCCCAGCATCCCTTCGCGGCCCATTAACTTCGGTGCATCGACATCGACGGAGTCATCGTGGGCTTCGAGATACTCCATTTCCACGATTCGGGCATCGATCCCGAGAACGAGTTTGGCCTGCTCGTCACCATCTTTGTTGGTGGTGATCTCGACGAGCTGACGATCGACGATCCGGAACATGGGAGCAGAAATCGCGACACCCCGACGAGACTGCTTCTCCCCGACTGGCGCCGATGCTCCCGCCTCGAACACCCCGGTGTGTCCGTGCTCGCGAGGTGAACCCCCCGAACCGCTGTCAGCAACCTCACCATTAGCGTGAACAACGTCCTCTTCGAGCGACTGCTCATGCTGCAGCGACGGCGGCACCGGAACTTTCGCCACGTCATGGGCGAGACGGGCAGCGCTACGGGCGAGCCGCCACATCGCCACCGCCTCATCGGCCGCGGTGCCCGCCCACTCTGTCCCGGCCTCAGCTGCCTGCCGCCGCGTGTGATCAACGACGTCACGCAAGGCTTCGAACCGGATCTCAGCCTCAGCAGCCCACCGTTTTGCTCGCTTGAATTCGAGCTCATCGTTCCCCTGGGCGTCGGCAAGTTCTGCCCTGGCCTGCGCCTCGGCCGCGGCCTTTTCGACCAACACGGCCTTCGCGCGGGCCATCCCGGCGATCGAATGAGCAGCGACCTCGCTGGCAGTGACAGGGATCAGACCCCCGAACTCAACGTCATGAGCCCACAGGCCAGCCTCGACATGATCCGTGAAATCCGACTTCGCAACGACCGTGCCCGGAAGTAGCAGGTCAACCTTTGCGCCGACTCCTCCCAGGAGCGAAACAAGGTCAACGCCCCGGTCCCAACCAGCGTCGTCGCGATCGAGCACAACACGCACCGTCGCCCCAGCGAGCAGCTCTGCACACTCGGACGGGAACGCCCGCCCACCCTGAGCATTGGTAGTGGCAACCAGGCCGAGCCGCTCGGCGGTGGCAACGTCCTTCTCCCCCTCGACCAGCCATATCGGTTGACCAGCAGCAACGGCAGCGATCACTGCCGGCATGCGATACAGCACCCGCGCGAACCCACGAGGCTTCTGCTTCACCCGCCGCCCGAGCGCATTGATGAACACCTGCCGAAATTGCTTGTGTCGCCCGAACTCGCAGGTCGTGCACTCTTCTCGCACCACTTCCTGCACCAGACTGCCGTCGGCATCGGTATAGGGATAGACCTCGACCTGTTCCCAGGTGTGCTCGACCTCGGCTGCCGCGCTTTTCTGCACGATGGCCTTCGGGAGCGCCCCCAACCTTCCCCGGCGCTGCCCGCCAATGCGCTGCAGCGGGGACCGTCCGACGCGCTTACCAGCAGGCCGAGACGGCAACGGCACGTCGAACAGGTCGCCAAGCGAAATCCCCAACGCACCGGCAAGGTCTTTCCCACTCGCCCCGCAGCCGTGGCAGTGCAACAGAACCTTGCCGCCATGACCGTCGTCGGTCCACGTCACCGAAAGAGAAGCGTGTGCATCGTCGTGAACCGGACACCGCGCCGAGAACTGCGTATCGCTGCGGATCTTCATTCCGCCGGCAGGTTCCAGCAGGTTACGCAGATTTTCGATCGACCACATGCGCCCACGAGACGACGGGATCGACCGCATGCGCCGGCGGGCCGACATTGATTGGACTCGGTCTTCGCCGACCGAGACGGACGGGGAAGTCACATCACCTCACCACCGACACGACGTGGTATACGTCGCAAGGTATGGGTGTGCCCATGTTGTGGGCTATCATTGGAATTGACCACCTTCCGATTTGTCGGTGCGGCCACCTACGAGTTGGTTTGGTCGGGGAACTGCCAGGTTCCCGTGGAAGTGCGAGTGAATTGCCCCCCTCCGCCGCCAAGCATGGGGGGCTTTTCGCTGTCTACGGACCCATCACGCGCCCTTGGCGAGCTGAGCAGTCCGCTGAGAAGCGTTCTGAACCTCGACTTCGAGCAGGCGCAGTTGATCCGGGTTGAGCTTCTTCGAAATGTATTCGGGCACGTCAAGCCCATGAACGAGCGCAAGAATGAGCGCCGAATAGTCGCCAGCAGGGATCCCCAATTCCTCCGCCCGCTGCTCATATAAGCGATGCTGCGGAAGGGGCGCACGGAGGGAGATCTGCCCGCGTGGTCCTTTGTGTCGCATTGCCATGAGGCAACACTAGAGCGAATCTGAATCAGCTTTAGGAATTGGGGTTGCGTCGGCGTGTCGCCAAAGTTCTGCTTACTCAGTATCGACGGCATATGTCCTCCTCGCGCCTGGCTACACCTCTATCTGAGGTAGATCGGCCTCGACCGGCCCTGTGACATTCCCGCGCAAACTTTCTTCGTGAGCTCCGAAGACGCACGACGCAACGTGTTGTGTCCTGCTTTTACGCGCGATCTGCCGCGAAATGAGTGGGGAGCATGGGGAGCGTTTCAAAGATCATGGTCAGGACATAAAAAATGCTCCCCACCATGGTGGGGAGCATGGTGGGGAGCACGGTGGGGAGCGCGGGAGCAAGACGCTCGAATGTGCGCGCGGAGCAGTTTTCAGCGAGTAGAAGAATCGGGCAACGTGCCAAGTTTCAACTGCAACGCCAAGGCGACAACGATGCTGCGGTTCGGCGCACCGAGTTCGTCCTTCTTGCGATCGAGCCAGTCGCGCTGTTCCTTGCTGAACCGCAACTGGACCTGGATCCCGCCCCGTACCTTCTGCTTCTTTCGTCGCCGCGGAACGGTTCCGACCGGCTTGCTGGGCTGCCGGAGAATGAGGGCAACCTCGTCGATGCGCTCCTCGAGTGCTTCTTCGGCGACATCTGCGTAAGTGCCGCCGATTCGGCCCTTTTCAGCCTTGAGTGCCTTCAAAGTGGGTGCATCGAGATACACGGGCATGTTCTCGATGCTCTCGTCACCCTGAGCCTCCGTTGGCGTATCGGTGTCATTCAGGGCGTCATCAGGCTCCGTGCTCGTCTTGATGGTGTCTGAAGTCTCTGCGGCGACGGTGTCCACAGCAGCGTTCGCGCGCGCCGTCTGGGCGATGCTGGAGCCGACGGAGTGCGGTTCTGTGATCGTCGCCGTGGTCAGTCCGTCTGCTACGAGTCGGGCATGAACATCGGAATCACCTGTGACTGCATCGCTTACCTGCTCGGTCGTGGCAAGAGAGGACGTCCTGCTCTCGACATCGGACGGTGCGGGCACCGTCGTGGCGGGTCGCTCGATCGGTGCTGGAGGCTCAGTCGCGGGTTTTGGGGCGTCCGGTCGGGCCTGTAGGAAAGTGGCCAGGCCCTCCCCTCGCTTCGGGGCGGGCGGCGCCGCGAATGCCCCTTCGAGGCTCGCCGGCCGTCGGTTCCGAGACTTACTCGTCATGCGACGACCTCTTGTTCGGCATCGAACTCGCTCATCCGCGCGAAAATCTCCATCGTGAGCTGCTCGTAGTCCTCAGCCAGACCGGAGGCGCTTCTCGCAAGGTATTCGTCGACGGGCTTCTTCCCTGCCCGGAGCGCCGCAAGGCGACTGACCTGCGCATTCGCGGCTTCGGACTCGAGTTCGTGGGCCAGCAATCCCTTGTCCCGGAGGTCGTACGCCGCAGTCTCCAGATGACGGATTCTGGTGGCGAAGACGGGCGCTGCGGCGCCGATCATCTCGGTGACACGGTCCCGGACCGCCTCCTCGAGGCGCTTCGAGCGGGACCCGATCTGAAACAGTGCGACACCGGCGAGACGCAACGACGGGTTGGTTTTGCGAGCGACGGTGAACGCCTCGGCGACAGCCTGCAGGCCGCCGATGCTGGCTGAATCGGCGCGTGTGGGGATGACGAGCGCGCGGGTGCACTCGAGGGTGCCGTTGATGATCGCGGGATAGCCCGGCGGCAGGTCGAAGACGATGAGGTCATAGTCCGACGCAATGGGGCTCAACGACGCATGGAGCAGGTCACCGAAGGTATCGGGACGTTGTGAGGGGTCCTCCATGCGTGCAGCGCGTCCGGCGAGGACGTTCGTGATGTCTGCGAGTGCGCGACCGCCGGGTACGACGTCAAGGTTGGTGCGGACATTCTTGATGATCGGGACCGGCGTGCCGGTCATGAGGGATGTCAGGAGGGCGTTGCCGTTGTCCTGTTCGAGTCCGAGGTCTTCGGACAGGTTCCCCTGGGGGTCGAAATCAGCGACGAGGACACGCCATCCGGCGGCAGCGGCGAGACCGCCGCAGTTTGACGACATGGATGTCTTGCCGACACCGCCTTTGCCGTTCGCGAACGCGAGGGTGTGCTCAACGAAGTTCGTCATGGAATTCGCTCTCCTAAGCGCGTCGCTGCGTTCCGCCGGCGGTATCTGATGCGAAAATCAGGCCGGGAAGCAACGTGGGTTTTCATCGTGGAAACAGGACGGGTAAACACGGTTGAGACCCAGCCGTATTTCCCATGGGAAATACGGCCTGTAACAAGGCGTTACGTCCGGTGGTCAATCCGGCTGCAACACCCGTGTTCATGCACGTAGCAAAACATACTTGATGTAGCGCTGCAAGTCCTACGTGTAAACACGCTGGTAAACCAAGTGGAAACCACGCCAGAAGTACCGGTGGTTAGAACAGTGGAAGGGCAACCGCAAACATCGGTATTACTACCGCCAGTGAGATAACCGGAATCTTAGTTGGAAAGTCAGCGGGAGTTCCTACGAGAACCTGAGCCATAAAAGCCGCGCGTTAGAGAGGTGGAGATCCCACCAGAAGAGGCACGGCAAACACAGCCGGACTACTCACCGGATCACTCACCGGATTACTGGGCCGAAATGAGGGCGGAACTGGTGATGGAACTAAAGCCAGGTTGAACAGTAGGAACGCCAGAGGAACTTGTACCAGAACAGAGGGGACAATTCGCAGGAGGCGTGATACCGGAATTTGCAAGGGAGAGATCGGTAGTCATCGCATTGGAACAGTCACCAGAAGATGTACCGCATCAGCCGCCAGGAGTGCAGACGGAACTCGCACGGGAAGGGCCAAGATAAGGGGTGCGTTACTCGCTGCCAGAGAGCCTGGGAGTGTCCGTACCAGTGATCGGAGTGAAATGCTCACAGAACGCGCAGTAGAACGGAAGAAGGAACTCGCCGGGCCGACAGCGGGCGCGACCGAAACTTCATCCGGAAGCTGCTGTCCCACTACGCCATAACTGGCAACGGAAACTTCACCACAAATCCGCTCAACCAGCTGATATGTCGGCAATGGGGGGAATCGGACGGAAGACCTGATGCTCACACCGGCGAGGATCTCCGACGGCTCCCCGATGTGATCTTTGGCGCTCGATCCGGTCCTGCAATCCATGCTCACCGACCAGCCCGACGGCACGTGCGAGATCGCCGGGCCAGCACCGCTCCGACAGCTCAACAAGGAGGTCGACGAGCGTGTCCTCGAGGACGTTCTCGGCGGCCTGATAGAGCGCCCAAAGTTGACGCAATTCCCACGCAAGGAGCAGGGGACTGGCGAACAAGAAACCAGCACACATTTTCTCGATCCGCTGCACTTGCGGATTGCTGATCTCGCGATCGTCATAGGGGTCGGCCCACGTAGCCAAGTAGGCGCTCTCAGCGCACTCCTGCACCTCAAGGTCCAGCAGCCGTGACAGGTGATTCCATCCCTGCAAACGGAGCCCTGTACGGGCCTGTTTCAGCGCCACCCCCATCGCCCGCTGACAGGTGAGCGCGTACTCACTGAGGGCGAGACGATAGGTTTCGAGCTCGCGGAGCTCGCCGATCGTCGTGAAGCTGTGCCGGCCGCCCGTGAACTCTGACGCCACCAGAATTGGTTCGTTGTCCCACCAGCGGTACTTCGACTGCTTGTACGTCTGGCGATGCCATACGAGATCCTCGATCCAGTGCGAAGCCTGATCAGAGTCAGGAAATCCGGCTGGCCGCGTCATAGACCCATGGTCGCAGGTCCACGCCATCGTGTCACGAGTCCCTCATCACGATGGCGCAACTCCACTGGAGCAACAGCAATGAAGCAGCATCCAGTGAACGACGATCACTCAGAACTCAAACAAACATCGAACTACAGTGCAGCGTCAGAGAACCGGTAGGCGAATAACAGCCGAACTAGATATACGACACGGGCAACAACGACGATGCGACATGCTAACAAGGTCCTACCAGATACCTACCGATCGGCGACCAGGTGCGAAACAGTCGCTCACCCCTACCCGTCCATATGGCCGAGATATCGACATCAACTATCAGGAGCTCGCGCCCAGTTGGCCGCAAGCGCACTAAGCGCGACCGAAATGCGACGAGTACGGCATGCGAGTGGTCGTTGACGACGTCTCACGTGCTGGGGCGACGATATGTGCACGGCGGAAAAACAATCGATGAAGTACGGTATGTGACCGAATGAGGCCCGGGGGTGAACTGTCTGTGCAGCTCAGCACCCACATGACGGGGGAGTTTGACACAGATAGGGGAGGGGTACGTCGACGAACCGTGTCCTGTGAGCCGCGCCGAGTGTCCCTATCGACCGGTATATGTCGGGGCGACACAGATGGTGTCCTTTTCGACGTAAGGAGGGACAGCACGTAATGAGACCAGCACACCGAACCGTTTGTCCAGCAGGGGATTTAATGCCCTGCACGACGGGACGGTGCATACAGTTACAGGGAGAGGTTCTGCGACGTGAGCGCGTCACCTTCACGGCCTGAGTCCGGTCACGCCCGCCCCGGATCCCTCGAGCACACCTTCGCTCCTCCTGCTCGCCATACTCCGCCGACAGAGAAGCAGAAGGAGCCACCAGTGACGCAGCTCGTGCCCGAGGTGCCGGCAGACGACGATCCCGTCGTCGCCTCGAACGTTCACCTACCGATTCAGACATCGGAGCGAATCGCGAAGGAATGCGAGAGCCGATCGATGACTACCGGCGAACTGTTCATCGAAGCACTCGAGGCCACGTACGACCGCCTCAATGACTTGATCCACCCAGGCGGAACAGTCGGTGGAACCCTGTTCAAGGCCAGGGGAATCGGATCGACACCGAAGCAGAAGACATCGACCAAGCAGGTCGCCTACTCGTTGCTCAGCTCAGATTTCGAGGTCATCGACCGACTCAAAGTTGAAGTCTCGGCCCGCTCACGCTCGCAACTTCTCACCGCCGCGCTCGACGCGCATCTACAGATCAAGGAAGACGACTGACCATGGGGATCACCACCAAGATCAAGGATCGTGCACTCTCCAAAGCCATCGGCGAAGAACAAGACACCACCCGCAACGGGACCGCGAAGCCAGATGCCGATTTCACCGCCACCTCCCGAACCAAAGTGCGCCGCCGCCCCGCCTTCCTTGCTGCCGGCATCGCACTGTGCGTCGTCTTCGTCGTCGGTGCTGTCGTCCTCGTCAACGGCCTCCGCCACGTCACCGAGGTCCTGGTCGTCTCGAACGGAATCAGCCAAGGCGAGAAGATCACCTCCGACGACCTGACCACCGTCCAGATCAACTCAGACGCAAATGTATCCAG
This genomic interval carries:
- a CDS encoding telomere-binding protein, with protein sequence MWSIENLRNLLEPAGGMKIRSDTQFSARCPVHDDAHASLSVTWTDDGHGGKVLLHCHGCGASGKDLAGALGISLGDLFDVPLPSRPAGKRVGRSPLQRIGGQRRGRLGALPKAIVQKSAAAEVEHTWEQVEVYPYTDADGSLVQEVVREECTTCEFGRHKQFRQVFINALGRRVKQKPRGFARVLYRMPAVIAAVAAGQPIWLVEGEKDVATAERLGLVATTNAQGGRAFPSECAELLAGATVRVVLDRDDAGWDRGVDLVSLLGGVGAKVDLLLPGTVVAKSDFTDHVEAGLWAHDVEFGGLIPVTASEVAAHSIAGMARAKAVLVEKAAAEAQARAELADAQGNDELEFKRAKRWAAEAEIRFEALRDVVDHTRRQAAEAGTEWAGTAADEAVAMWRLARSAARLAHDVAKVPVPPSLQHEQSLEEDVVHANGEVADSGSGGSPREHGHTGVFEAGASAPVGEKQSRRGVAISAPMFRIVDRQLVEITTNKDGDEQAKLVLGIDARIVEMEYLEAHDDSVDVDAPKLMGREGMLGQKEANPPAPEQLSAVIIGYTHPDSGEFMRLRIDAIDYRDCGWVESLPGPPAYDSKPSGVAKLRDALKVAGGTITRTVRFRSTGWRRDAAGEWFFVHAGGAISAEGARNAPVLLSGPLARYDLPAPSQESGRLRHAFLTDSAAMLTTLPTRISSALLGHVYRSALGPNPWVLLLVGSPGSYKTSTASIGMHHWGELWDRRRPASSMSGNGDTLNALRIKLHSAKDALYWADDVAPTRDWGAAQKSLEEFARMVHNGEQRSRSSRDGLSILDGTPPRASAIVTSEVMPRPGSGAQRMLAVPLQKDEISLEVLTDLDRDESRHGRALLMASFLQYLAANLEQVRVDAFAEAAAYAKVLRDSGESVRQAEAVGEMWGGWVAMTRFLLDAGALSQDEVEQILQIVRGGLTDALAAASDPDLPSRTGARVRELLAHALRTGLAYVDDVRTGQAPESPLAGRLGWRRTNVGEYQGITKWRDDARGIRLGYVLSDPGPRDGGEAQLLIESTALEQVLKAVAGTMSDAPQIDRGTALRALYDEGILIAEERAGKTPRYTVQRTIHCEGRRQRLTSLRLWAVIGDDPDGGHTPAVTGDSSPDPTGRNDVDADRPADLLGLLESSAGRRDSDIESMTLTEDVEEAEAVESSDAEGHRAKLETFMGAVPCLMCGTPAGVGYEGLPVHITCWTRSTAATRSAAVAARANSQAPSIPSTPAEEPVQKPVSAPVPEPTEEPREQPAHGRAPAEVQTTQPRKTARTRASFTATAAIVDVDGIWLPDGTRRDLPEEFSHVGHVAELAHTLNLGTAVNDRWSEPGQVWITDALARRFGLDPDQLGDDPRKRADEMRKLTGGLPFVTEALAQGWSSA
- a CDS encoding ParA family protein; translated protein: MTNFVEHTLAFANGKGGVGKTSMSSNCGGLAAAAGWRVLVADFDPQGNLSEDLGLEQDNGNALLTSLMTGTPVPIIKNVRTNLDVVPGGRALADITNVLAGRAARMEDPSQRPDTFGDLLHASLSPIASDYDLIVFDLPPGYPAIINGTLECTRALVIPTRADSASIGGLQAVAEAFTVARKTNPSLRLAGVALFQIGSRSKRLEEAVRDRVTEMIGAAAPVFATRIRHLETAAYDLRDKGLLAHELESEAANAQVSRLAALRAGKKPVDEYLARSASGLAEDYEQLTMEIFARMSEFDAEQEVVA